The Desulfuromonas versatilis genome has a segment encoding these proteins:
- the rpsL gene encoding 30S ribosomal protein S12, translating to MPTINQLIRKGREKKENKSTAPALQSNPQKRGVCTRVYTTTPKKPNSALRKVARVRLTNGVEVTSYIPGVGHNLQEHSVVLIRGGRVKDLPGVRYHMVRGTLDLAGVKGRMQGRSKYGAKRPK from the coding sequence ATGCCGACTATTAATCAGTTGATCCGCAAAGGGCGCGAGAAAAAAGAGAACAAGTCCACTGCGCCTGCGCTTCAGAGCAATCCTCAGAAGCGGGGGGTGTGTACCCGTGTTTATACCACTACCCCCAAGAAGCCTAACTCCGCGCTTCGTAAGGTTGCTCGTGTGCGCCTGACCAACGGGGTGGAGGTCACCTCCTATATCCCCGGGGTGGGCCACAACCTTCAGGAGCACTCCGTTGTGCTGATTCGCGGCGGCCGCGTCAAAGACCTTCCGGGTGTGCGCTATCACATGGTGCGCGGCACTCTGGACCTCGCAGGTGTCAAGGGTCGTATGCAGGGTCGTTCCAAGTACGGGGCCAAGCGGCCTAAATAA
- the rpsG gene encoding 30S ribosomal protein S7 has product MPRRREVAKRVILPDPKFGDRLVAKFMNAIMVDGKKSVAESIVYGAFDIIAKRSGDEPLEVFKKAVDNVRPMLEVKSRRVGGSTYQVPVEVRAERRNALAIRWIVSYSRGRGEKTMQERLAGEFLDAANNRGASVKKKEDTHRMAEANKAFAHYRW; this is encoded by the coding sequence ATGCCGAGAAGAAGAGAAGTTGCGAAGCGGGTTATTCTCCCCGACCCCAAGTTTGGTGATCGCCTGGTTGCCAAGTTCATGAACGCCATCATGGTCGACGGCAAGAAGAGCGTGGCCGAGTCCATTGTCTACGGCGCGTTCGACATCATTGCCAAGCGCTCGGGCGACGAGCCGCTGGAAGTGTTCAAGAAGGCGGTGGACAATGTGCGGCCGATGCTGGAGGTAAAGTCCCGGCGTGTGGGTGGTTCGACCTACCAGGTGCCCGTCGAGGTCCGCGCTGAGCGCCGGAACGCCCTGGCGATCCGCTGGATCGTTTCCTACTCCAGGGGGCGTGGCGAGAAGACCATGCAGGAGCGTCTGGCTGGTGAGTTTCTCGATGCGGCGAACAATCGCGGCGCATCGGTGAAGAAGAAAGAAGATACCCACCGGATGGCCGAGGCCAACAAGGCCTTCGCCCATTACCGCTGGTAA
- the fusA gene encoding elongation factor G: MARQVSLQKTRNIGIMAHIDAGKTTTTERILFYTGISHKIGEVHDGAATMDWMAQEQERGITITSAATTCFWKDHRINIIDTPGHVDFTIEVERSLRVLDGSVAVFCSVGGVEPQSETVWRQADKYGVPRIAFINKMDRIGADFDRGVKMMRDRLGANPVPIQIPIGKEEYFRGVIDLVEMRAIVWDDESLGAKFEIIDVPADMADEAQAARDALIEEVCSHDEELMEKYLGGEEISVPELKAGIRKVTTSLAINPVLCGSAFKNKGVQNLLDAVVDYMPSPTDVPAIKGINPDTQEEISRPADDNGPFAALAFKIMTDPFVGQLTFFRVYSGVAESGSSVLNATKSKKERFGRLLKMHANKREEIKQVYSGDIAAAVGLKVTTTGDTLCDEKIVCLLESMEFPEPVIHIAVEPKTKGDQEKMGVALGKLLQEDPSLRCRTDEETGQTILSGMGELHLEIIIDRMKREFKVEANVGAPQVAYRETITKKVEVQGKFVRQSGGRGQYGDCWLRIEPLEPGSGFEYVDEIKGGVIPKEYIPAVGKGAEEAAENGVLAGFPMVDVRVACFDGSYHDVDSSEMAFKIAGSMGFKEGAAKAAPVLLEPMMAVEVVVPEEYMGDVMGDLNSRRGRIMGMEGRGGAQVINAHVPLASMFGYATDLRSATQGRATYTMVFDHYEQVPKSIADEIVAKVKG; the protein is encoded by the coding sequence GTGGCACGCCAAGTCTCTCTACAGAAAACCCGTAATATCGGTATCATGGCGCACATCGACGCCGGCAAGACCACGACTACCGAGCGTATTCTTTTCTACACCGGTATTTCCCATAAGATCGGTGAGGTCCATGATGGCGCGGCCACTATGGACTGGATGGCTCAGGAGCAGGAGCGCGGCATAACCATCACCTCCGCCGCCACCACCTGTTTCTGGAAAGATCACCGTATCAACATCATCGACACCCCCGGGCACGTCGACTTCACCATCGAGGTGGAGCGTTCTCTGCGTGTTCTCGACGGGTCGGTCGCCGTGTTCTGTTCGGTCGGGGGCGTTGAGCCCCAGTCCGAGACTGTCTGGCGGCAGGCTGACAAGTATGGGGTTCCCCGTATCGCCTTTATCAACAAGATGGACCGCATCGGCGCCGATTTCGATCGTGGCGTCAAGATGATGCGTGACCGCCTGGGTGCCAACCCGGTGCCCATCCAGATCCCTATCGGCAAGGAAGAGTACTTCCGCGGCGTCATCGACCTGGTCGAGATGCGGGCCATCGTCTGGGACGACGAGTCTCTCGGTGCCAAATTCGAAATCATTGATGTTCCCGCCGATATGGCCGATGAGGCACAGGCTGCCCGCGACGCCCTGATCGAGGAGGTCTGCTCCCACGACGAGGAGTTGATGGAGAAGTACCTCGGGGGCGAAGAGATCTCCGTGCCCGAACTCAAGGCCGGGATCCGCAAGGTGACCACTTCGCTGGCCATCAACCCGGTACTCTGCGGCAGCGCCTTCAAGAACAAGGGCGTGCAGAATCTGCTCGACGCCGTCGTCGATTACATGCCCTCGCCCACCGACGTACCGGCCATCAAGGGGATTAATCCCGACACCCAGGAAGAGATCAGCCGGCCTGCCGATGACAACGGGCCCTTCGCTGCCCTGGCCTTCAAGATCATGACCGACCCCTTCGTCGGCCAGCTTACCTTCTTCCGCGTCTACTCCGGGGTGGCCGAGTCCGGCTCCTCGGTGCTCAACGCCACCAAGAGCAAGAAAGAGCGCTTCGGGCGCCTGCTCAAGATGCACGCCAACAAGCGTGAGGAGATCAAGCAGGTCTACTCGGGCGACATCGCCGCTGCCGTCGGGCTCAAGGTGACCACCACCGGCGACACGCTCTGCGACGAAAAGATCGTCTGCCTGCTCGAATCCATGGAATTCCCCGAGCCGGTTATTCATATCGCCGTCGAGCCCAAGACCAAGGGTGATCAGGAGAAGATGGGCGTCGCCCTCGGCAAGCTGCTCCAGGAGGACCCCTCGCTGCGCTGCCGCACCGACGAGGAGACCGGCCAGACCATCCTCTCCGGGATGGGTGAGCTGCATCTCGAGATCATTATCGACCGCATGAAGCGCGAGTTCAAGGTCGAGGCCAACGTTGGCGCTCCCCAGGTCGCCTACCGCGAAACCATCACCAAGAAGGTCGAGGTTCAGGGCAAGTTCGTGCGTCAGTCCGGTGGCCGTGGCCAGTATGGCGACTGCTGGCTGCGCATCGAGCCTCTCGAGCCCGGCTCCGGCTTCGAATACGTCGACGAGATCAAGGGTGGCGTTATTCCCAAGGAATACATCCCTGCTGTCGGCAAGGGTGCCGAAGAGGCCGCGGAAAACGGTGTCCTCGCCGGGTTCCCCATGGTCGACGTCCGGGTCGCCTGCTTCGACGGTTCTTACCACGATGTTGACTCTTCGGAGATGGCCTTCAAGATCGCCGGCTCCATGGGCTTCAAGGAGGGCGCCGCCAAGGCCGCTCCGGTGCTGCTCGAGCCGATGATGGCCGTCGAGGTCGTGGTCCCCGAGGAATACATGGGCGACGTCATGGGCGACCTCAACAGCCGCCGTGGGCGGATCATGGGGATGGAAGGGCGCGGTGGCGCCCAGGTGATCAACGCCCATGTGCCGCTGGCCAGCATGTTCGGGTATGCTACCGACTTGCGCAGCGCCACCCAGGGCCGCGCCACTTACACCATGGTCTTTGACCACTATGAGCAGGTTCCCAAATCCATTGCCGACGAGATCGTCGCCAAGGTCAAGGGCTAA
- the tuf gene encoding elongation factor Tu: MSKAKFERTKPHVNIGTIGHVDHGKTTLTAAITRVLASRGGAEFKAFDQIDNAPEERERGITIATAHVEYQTDNRHYAHVDCPGHADYVKNMITGAAQMDGAILVCSAADGPMPQTREHILLARQVGVPAMVVFLNKADMVDDAELMELVELEVRELLSTYDFPGDEIPIIAGSALKALECGCGKEDCAACKCILELMAAVDSYIPEPERAIDRPFLMPVEDVFSISGRGTVATGRVERGVVKVGEEVEIVGMKATTKTVVTGVEMFRKLLDQGQAGDNVGVLLRGVKREDIERGQVLAKPGSITPHTKFKAEAYILTKEEGGRHTPFFKGYRPQFYFRTTDVTGIVQLPEGTEMVMPGDNIAMTVELITPIAMDKELRFAIREGGRTVGAGVVSDIIE; the protein is encoded by the coding sequence ATGTCCAAAGCCAAATTTGAAAGAACCAAGCCCCATGTCAATATCGGCACCATCGGTCACGTCGACCATGGCAAGACCACGCTGACCGCTGCCATCACCCGGGTTCTCGCATCCCGCGGCGGGGCTGAGTTCAAGGCCTTCGACCAGATCGACAACGCTCCCGAGGAGCGCGAGCGCGGCATCACCATCGCCACCGCCCACGTCGAGTATCAGACCGACAACCGGCACTACGCTCACGTTGACTGCCCCGGCCACGCCGACTACGTCAAGAACATGATCACCGGTGCTGCGCAGATGGACGGCGCCATCCTGGTCTGCTCCGCCGCCGACGGCCCCATGCCCCAGACCCGCGAGCACATCCTGCTCGCCCGTCAGGTCGGCGTGCCCGCCATGGTGGTGTTCCTGAACAAGGCCGACATGGTCGACGACGCCGAGCTGATGGAGCTGGTCGAGCTGGAAGTTCGCGAACTGCTCAGCACCTACGACTTCCCCGGCGACGAGATTCCGATCATTGCCGGCAGCGCCCTGAAGGCCCTCGAGTGCGGCTGCGGCAAGGAAGACTGCGCTGCCTGCAAGTGCATCCTCGAGCTGATGGCCGCCGTTGACAGCTACATCCCGGAGCCCGAGCGCGCCATCGACCGTCCGTTCCTGATGCCGGTCGAGGACGTGTTCTCGATTTCCGGGCGCGGCACCGTGGCCACCGGCCGCGTCGAGCGCGGTGTGGTCAAGGTCGGCGAGGAAGTCGAGATCGTCGGCATGAAGGCCACCACCAAGACCGTGGTCACCGGCGTCGAGATGTTCCGCAAGCTGCTCGATCAGGGCCAGGCCGGCGACAACGTCGGCGTGCTGCTGCGCGGCGTCAAGCGTGAGGACATCGAGCGCGGTCAGGTTCTGGCTAAGCCCGGCAGCATCACCCCGCACACCAAGTTCAAGGCCGAGGCATACATCCTGACCAAGGAAGAGGGCGGGCGCCACACTCCGTTCTTCAAAGGGTACCGCCCCCAGTTCTACTTCCGGACCACCGACGTGACCGGGATCGTCCAACTGCCCGAGGGGACCGAGATGGTCATGCCTGGCGACAACATCGCCATGACCGTCGAGCTGATCACCCCGATCGCCATGGACAAGGAACTGCGCTTCGCCATCCGTGAAGGGGGCCGCACCGTCGGCGCCGGCGTCGTCAGCGATATTATCGAGTAA
- the rpsJ gene encoding 30S ribosomal protein S10, translating into MQNQKIRIRLKAYDHKLLDLSVNEIVDTAKRTGARVAGPIPLPTVINKYCVLRGPHVDKKSREQFEMRTHKRLLDILEPTQQTVDALMKLDLSAGVDVEIKL; encoded by the coding sequence ATGCAGAACCAGAAAATCAGAATCCGTTTGAAGGCTTATGATCATAAGCTGCTCGATCTCTCCGTGAACGAAATCGTCGACACCGCCAAGCGCACCGGCGCCCGGGTCGCAGGTCCGATCCCGCTGCCTACGGTCATCAACAAGTACTGCGTGCTGCGTGGCCCGCATGTCGACAAGAAGAGCCGCGAGCAATTCGAGATGCGCACCCACAAGCGGCTTCTCGATATCCTGGAGCCGACTCAGCAGACTGTGGACGCGCTGATGAAGCTCGACCTCTCTGCCGGGGTCGACGTTGAAATCAAGCTTTAA
- the rplC gene encoding 50S ribosomal protein L3: protein MIKGILGKKLGMTQVFAMDGRRIPVTVVEAGPCVVLQKKTVDTDGYNAVQLGFGAKKSHRVNKPLMGHFKQAGKGAFGALREFRAENVDDVNVGDEITCEGMFAAGDVIDVIGTSKGKGFQGVIKRWNFAGGRSTHGSMFHRAPGSIGCSAWPSRVFKGKKMAGQMGNARVTTQNLQVVEVRPEQNLILVKGAIPGPKNAVVMVRKAVKAKK, encoded by the coding sequence ATGATAAAGGGAATTTTGGGTAAGAAGCTGGGGATGACCCAGGTCTTTGCCATGGACGGGCGGCGTATCCCGGTGACGGTCGTCGAAGCCGGCCCCTGCGTGGTCCTGCAGAAGAAAACGGTGGACACCGACGGTTACAATGCGGTTCAGCTCGGCTTCGGCGCCAAGAAAAGCCACCGGGTCAACAAACCGCTGATGGGGCACTTCAAGCAGGCCGGCAAGGGCGCTTTCGGGGCTCTGCGTGAATTCCGCGCCGAAAACGTCGATGACGTTAATGTCGGGGATGAAATCACCTGCGAAGGAATGTTTGCCGCCGGCGACGTCATCGACGTCATCGGGACCAGCAAGGGCAAGGGGTTTCAGGGGGTTATCAAGCGCTGGAATTTCGCCGGTGGTCGTTCCACTCACGGCTCGATGTTCCACCGCGCTCCTGGCTCCATCGGCTGCAGCGCCTGGCCCTCGAGGGTCTTCAAGGGTAAGAAGATGGCCGGCCAGATGGGTAATGCGCGGGTGACCACCCAGAACCTCCAGGTTGTGGAGGTGCGTCCCGAACAGAACCTGATTCTGGTCAAGGGCGCCATTCCCGGGCCGAAAAATGCGGTTGTGATGGTCCGTAAGGCCGTCAAGGCTAAAAAATAG
- the rplD gene encoding 50S ribosomal protein L4: MAKIAVYDINKKQVSERELADNVFNDDVRGYLIHDMVRYQLAARRQGTADTKTRGEVRGGGKKPYKQKGTGNARQGTIRAPHFVGGGTVFGPTPRDYQFKLNRKVKKAALRSALSARYKGEQLTVLNALELEKISTRGFVEVLKRFELDSTLVVIDQANVNVELSARNLPNVKVLRAEGVNVYDVMRYSNLVITEGAVSQLEGALG, from the coding sequence ATGGCTAAGATAGCAGTTTACGATATCAACAAAAAACAGGTGTCCGAGCGTGAGCTTGCCGATAACGTCTTCAACGACGATGTCCGGGGCTACCTGATTCACGATATGGTGCGCTACCAGCTGGCGGCTCGCCGGCAGGGTACGGCGGATACCAAGACCCGCGGTGAAGTCCGCGGCGGCGGGAAGAAGCCCTACAAGCAGAAGGGCACCGGCAACGCCCGGCAGGGGACCATTCGCGCCCCCCATTTCGTCGGCGGCGGCACCGTGTTCGGACCTACCCCCCGGGACTACCAGTTCAAGCTCAACCGCAAGGTGAAGAAAGCCGCCCTGCGCAGCGCCCTGTCGGCGCGCTACAAAGGTGAGCAGCTGACCGTCCTCAACGCCCTCGAGCTTGAGAAGATCAGCACCAGGGGGTTCGTGGAGGTTCTGAAGCGCTTCGAGCTCGACAGCACCCTGGTGGTCATCGACCAGGCCAATGTCAACGTCGAACTCTCGGCCCGCAATCTTCCCAACGTCAAGGTTCTGCGTGCCGAAGGGGTCAATGTCTACGACGTGATGAGGTATTCCAACCTCGTCATCACCGAAGGGGCCGTGTCGCAACTGGAAGGAGCGTTAGGGTAA
- a CDS encoding 50S ribosomal protein L23 gives MRPLHQIIRKPLITEKTSLQKDAVKEKVVAFEVAIDSNKIEIKQAIEKAFDVKVKKINTSLVAGKTKRLGRNIGKRSNWKKAYVTLAEGSDIDFFGV, from the coding sequence ATGAGACCGTTGCATCAGATCATCAGGAAACCGCTGATCACCGAAAAGACCAGCCTCCAGAAGGACGCGGTCAAGGAAAAGGTCGTCGCCTTCGAAGTGGCCATCGATTCCAACAAGATCGAGATCAAGCAGGCAATCGAAAAGGCCTTCGACGTCAAGGTGAAAAAGATCAATACCAGTCTGGTCGCTGGCAAGACCAAGCGTCTCGGTCGTAATATCGGCAAGCGCTCCAACTGGAAAAAAGCCTACGTGACCCTGGCCGAGGGGAGCGACATCGACTTTTTCGGCGTCTAA
- the rplB gene encoding 50S ribosomal protein L2 yields MGIKKFKPTSPGRRSMTASTFEEITTGAPEKSLLAPLKKNGGRNNYGRITKRHTGGGHKRKYRIIDFKRDKREIPATVVSIEYDPNRSANIALLNYADGEKRYILAPLGIQVGDAIIASEQADIKPGNALSIRSIPLGTWVHNVELKVGKGGQLARSAGTYAMIAAKEGKYAQLRLPSGEVRLVLQDCCATIGQVGNADHENIKIGKAGRNRWLGKRPQSRGVAMNPVDHPHGGGEGKSSGGRHPVTPWGIPTKGYKTRSNKRTDRFIVRRRTK; encoded by the coding sequence ATGGGGATCAAAAAGTTCAAGCCGACCTCGCCGGGTCGCCGTAGCATGACCGCCTCCACCTTCGAGGAGATCACGACAGGGGCACCTGAGAAATCGCTTCTGGCTCCCTTGAAGAAAAACGGCGGACGCAACAACTACGGCCGGATCACCAAGCGCCATACTGGCGGCGGGCACAAGCGCAAGTACAGGATTATCGATTTCAAGCGGGACAAGAGAGAGATCCCAGCGACGGTCGTCTCCATCGAGTACGACCCCAACCGCTCCGCCAATATCGCCCTGCTCAACTACGCCGACGGGGAGAAGCGCTACATCCTGGCGCCCCTGGGCATCCAGGTCGGTGACGCCATCATCGCCAGCGAGCAGGCCGACATCAAGCCGGGCAACGCCCTGAGCATCCGCTCGATTCCGCTGGGCACCTGGGTCCACAATGTCGAGCTCAAGGTCGGCAAGGGTGGTCAGCTCGCCCGCAGCGCCGGCACCTACGCCATGATCGCCGCCAAGGAAGGCAAGTACGCCCAGCTGCGTCTGCCCTCCGGCGAAGTTCGCCTGGTGCTGCAGGATTGCTGCGCCACCATCGGCCAGGTGGGCAACGCCGATCACGAGAACATCAAGATCGGCAAGGCCGGCCGCAACCGCTGGCTCGGCAAGCGCCCGCAGTCGCGCGGCGTGGCGATGAACCCGGTCGACCACCCCCACGGCGGTGGCGAGGGCAAGAGCTCCGGTGGCCGGCATCCGGTTACCCCCTGGGGTATTCCGACCAAAGGGTACAAGACCCGTTCCAACAAGCGTACCGACCGGTTCATCGTGCGGCGCAGAACCAAGTAA
- the rpsS gene encoding 30S ribosomal protein S19 gives MARSIKKGPYVQDSLSRKVDKVGGAGSNKVIKTWSRRSTIVPEFVGYTFAVHNGKKFVPVFVTENMVGHKLGEFAPTRTYYGHGADKKSKRK, from the coding sequence GTGGCTAGATCAATCAAGAAGGGGCCGTACGTCCAGGACAGTTTGAGCCGCAAGGTTGACAAGGTTGGTGGCGCTGGCAGCAACAAGGTCATCAAGACCTGGTCGCGGCGCTCGACCATCGTCCCTGAGTTCGTGGGTTATACCTTTGCCGTGCATAACGGCAAGAAATTCGTCCCGGTTTTCGTAACCGAAAACATGGTCGGGCACAAGCTGGGGGAGTTCGCTCCCACCCGCACCTACTACGGCCACGGCGCGGACAAGAAAAGCAAGAGAAAATAG
- the rplV gene encoding 50S ribosomal protein L22 gives MEARAKLSYVRLSPQKTRLVVDMIRGKGVQDALNALKFSPQKAAAVVSKLVSSAVANAEQKGVGDVDKLYVKTITVDQGPALKRFLPRAQGRATRIRKPTSHITVVLDEK, from the coding sequence ATGGAAGCCAGAGCTAAGTTGAGCTACGTGCGGCTGTCCCCCCAGAAAACCCGTCTGGTTGTGGATATGATCCGCGGCAAAGGTGTTCAGGACGCCCTGAACGCTTTGAAATTCTCCCCGCAGAAAGCCGCCGCTGTGGTGTCGAAGCTGGTCAGCTCCGCGGTTGCCAATGCCGAGCAGAAGGGCGTGGGGGACGTGGATAAGCTGTATGTGAAAACCATTACCGTGGATCAGGGCCCGGCCCTGAAGCGCTTTCTTCCCCGTGCACAGGGGCGCGCTACCCGCATCCGCAAACCGACCAGCCACATCACCGTGGTGCTGGACGAGAAATAA
- the rpsC gene encoding 30S ribosomal protein S3, with amino-acid sequence MGQKVHPVGFRLGVIRTWDSKWYAEGDYASLLHEDIKLRNYLKKRLYHAGISKIEIERAASKAKVNIFAARPGIIIGKKGSEVEALKKELAKLTDKEVFINIQEVRKPEVDAQLVAENVALQLERRVAFRRAMKKSVSMALKFGAQGVKINCSGRLGGAEMSRTEWYREGRVPLHTLRADIDYGFAEAKTTYGIIGVKVLIFKGEVLSREQ; translated from the coding sequence TTGGGCCAGAAAGTTCATCCTGTAGGGTTTCGTCTCGGGGTCATCAGGACCTGGGACTCGAAGTGGTACGCCGAAGGCGATTACGCCAGTCTGCTCCATGAAGACATCAAGCTGCGCAACTACCTCAAGAAGCGGCTGTATCACGCCGGCATCTCCAAGATCGAGATCGAGCGTGCCGCCAGCAAGGCGAAGGTTAACATTTTCGCCGCGCGTCCCGGGATCATCATCGGGAAGAAGGGTTCCGAAGTCGAGGCTCTGAAGAAAGAGCTGGCCAAACTCACCGACAAGGAAGTCTTCATCAACATTCAGGAAGTCCGCAAGCCCGAAGTCGATGCTCAGTTGGTGGCGGAAAACGTCGCCCTGCAGCTCGAGCGGCGCGTTGCCTTCCGCCGGGCGATGAAGAAGAGCGTCAGCATGGCGCTGAAATTCGGCGCGCAGGGCGTCAAGATCAACTGCAGCGGGCGCCTCGGCGGGGCCGAGATGAGCCGCACCGAGTGGTACCGCGAGGGTCGTGTGCCTCTGCACACCCTGCGGGCCGATATCGATTACGGGTTCGCCGAGGCGAAGACCACTTACGGCATCATCGGTGTCAAGGTTCTCATCTTCAAGGGCGAAGTCCTCTCGCGGGAACAGTAA
- the rplP gene encoding 50S ribosomal protein L16 — protein MLMPKKVKHRKTFKGRMKGAAAGGTELNFGDFGLQATTCGWLSSRQIEAARRAMTRYIKRGGKIWIRVFPDKPLTRKPAETRMGKGKGSPDSWVAVIRPGVVLYEMQGVEESIAREAFRLAAHKLPVKTKFVMREEAGHEG, from the coding sequence ATGTTAATGCCCAAGAAGGTTAAACATAGAAAAACGTTTAAGGGGCGCATGAAAGGCGCCGCTGCAGGGGGAACCGAGCTGAACTTCGGCGATTTCGGGCTGCAGGCCACCACTTGTGGCTGGCTCTCTTCTCGCCAGATCGAGGCCGCCCGTCGTGCCATGACCCGCTACATCAAGCGTGGCGGGAAAATCTGGATCCGGGTTTTCCCCGACAAGCCGTTGACCCGTAAGCCTGCCGAAACCCGTATGGGTAAGGGCAAGGGTTCTCCCGACAGCTGGGTAGCCGTTATCCGGCCGGGGGTGGTGCTCTACGAAATGCAGGGTGTCGAGGAGAGCATCGCCCGTGAAGCCTTCCGCCTTGCGGCGCACAAGCTGCCTGTGAAAACCAAGTTCGTAATGCGTGAGGAGGCAGGGCATGAAGGCTAA
- the rpmC gene encoding 50S ribosomal protein L29, with protein sequence MKAKELRDLGVDELEKKSSELNQELFNLRFQLHTGHLENSSRIKETRKDIARVKTLLREKQG encoded by the coding sequence ATGAAGGCTAAGGAATTGCGGGATCTCGGTGTCGACGAGCTCGAAAAGAAGAGCAGCGAATTGAATCAGGAACTGTTTAACCTGCGCTTTCAGCTGCATACTGGCCATCTGGAGAACAGCTCCCGGATTAAAGAGACCAGGAAGGACATCGCCCGGGTCAAGACCCTGCTGCGCGAGAAGCAGGGCTAA
- the rpsQ gene encoding 30S ribosomal protein S17 translates to MTTERGNRKTRVGIVISDKMDKTVVVKVDHLVKHPVYKKYIKRRITFKAHDEQNACGVGDKVLIVETRPLSRDKRWRVREILEKNVIV, encoded by the coding sequence ATGACGACTGAACGTGGAAATCGGAAAACCCGGGTCGGGATCGTGATCAGTGACAAGATGGACAAGACCGTCGTAGTAAAGGTCGACCACCTGGTCAAGCATCCCGTCTACAAAAAATACATCAAACGCAGAATCACCTTCAAGGCGCACGACGAGCAGAATGCCTGCGGTGTTGGTGACAAGGTGCTGATCGTGGAGACCAGGCCGCTGTCTCGTGACAAGCGGTGGAGAGTCCGCGAGATTCTGGAAAAAAACGTTATCGTTTAG
- the rplN gene encoding 50S ribosomal protein L14, with protein MIQMQTTLDVADNSGARKLCCIKVLGGSKRKYAGLGDIIICSVKEALPNSRVKKGDVVRAVIVRTAKEVPRPDGSYIRFDKNSAVVVNAAGEPVGTRIFGPVARELRARRFMKIVSLAPEVL; from the coding sequence ATGATTCAGATGCAGACCACGCTTGATGTCGCGGACAATTCCGGGGCCCGGAAACTCTGCTGCATCAAGGTTCTCGGCGGCTCCAAGCGCAAGTATGCCGGCCTCGGGGACATCATCATCTGCTCCGTCAAAGAGGCGCTGCCGAATTCCAGGGTCAAGAAGGGCGACGTGGTTCGCGCCGTGATCGTGCGCACCGCCAAGGAAGTGCCCCGACCTGACGGATCGTACATTCGCTTCGACAAGAATTCGGCCGTGGTCGTCAACGCGGCTGGTGAGCCGGTCGGTACGCGTATTTTCGGTCCCGTCGCCCGCGAACTTCGGGCACGCCGCTTCATGAAGATCGTGTCGCTGGCACCCGAGGTTCTTTAA
- the rplX gene encoding 50S ribosomal protein L24, with the protein MAAKKLHVKKDDMVMIIAGKEKGKSGKVSRVFPEKGRLTVENLNVVKRHTRPTRANQEGGIVEKEAAIDASNVLLLCGACNKPTRTGMRVLEDGSKARYCKKCNEIVDK; encoded by the coding sequence ATGGCGGCAAAAAAACTTCATGTCAAAAAAGATGACATGGTGATGATCATAGCGGGGAAGGAAAAGGGCAAGTCCGGCAAGGTCTCCCGTGTTTTCCCCGAGAAGGGCCGACTGACCGTTGAAAACCTCAATGTGGTCAAGCGGCACACCCGCCCCACCCGGGCCAACCAGGAGGGGGGGATCGTGGAGAAGGAGGCAGCAATCGACGCATCCAACGTCCTGCTGCTCTGCGGCGCCTGCAACAAACCGACTCGGACCGGAATGCGGGTTCTCGAGGACGGCAGCAAGGCTCGCTATTGCAAGAAGTGCAACGAGATCGTGGACAAGTAA